The window CATCCGCTGGAGCCCGCTGGAGAACGAAGACGCGCTACGCGATTGCCGCGCGCGCATTCTCGTGGTCGACAAGGCATTTGCCGCAACGGGCGCCACACTGGCGAAAGCCATTCCCGACCTCAGACTGGTGTATGCCGACGACGGCGAGGCCCCAGCCGGGATGGAGAGTTATGAGACGCTGGTGACGCGCAACGAACCGATTGAAGATGCGATGCGCGTCGGCTCCGACCTCGCCGGCATCTTCTATACCGGCGGCACCACCGGGCGCTCCAAAGGCGTCATGCTCAGTCATGGCAACCTGATGGCCGATGCGCTGAACGCGCTGGGCGAAGGCCTGTTCCCGGGTTCCTCGATCTACCTGCATGCCGCGCCGATGTTCCACCTCGCCAACGGCGCCGCGATGTACTCGCTGATGCTGAGCGGCGGCTCCAATGTGATCATCCAGAGCTTCACCCCCGAGGGGGTGATGGCGGCGGTGCAGGCCGAGCGGGTCAATGTGGTGCTGCTGGTGCCCACCATGATCCAGATGCTGGTGGATCATCCAGCGCTGGCCTCCTATGACATGACCTCGCTGAAAGATATTACTTACGGCGCCTCGCCGATCAGCGAAGCCGTGCTGGATCGCGCTTCGGCCGCATTGCCGCAGACGCGCTTCACCCAGGCCTACGGCATGACCGAGCTGTCGCCGATCGCGACACTGTTGCACTGGACCGATCACATCGGCGATGGCCGCGCCAAGGGCCGTCATCGCGGCGCCGGGCGCGCCACGCTGGGGTGCGAGGTGCGCATTGTCGACCCCGACGATAAACCCGTCGCCAACGGCGAGGTCGGTGAGATCGTCGTGCGCGGCGACAATGTGATGATGGGCTACTGGGAGCGGCCGGAAGAAACCGCCCGCGCCGTGGTCGACGGCTGGATGCACACCGGCGACGGCG is drawn from Bradyrhizobium prioriisuperbiae and contains these coding sequences:
- a CDS encoding long-chain-fatty-acid--CoA ligase; the protein is MNVTHGLRRALQINAHDLATVCGGRRRTWREIGERVPRLAAGLRSLGATEGERVAILSLNSDRYLELYLATAWAGTVIVPLNIRWSPLENEDALRDCRARILVVDKAFAATGATLAKAIPDLRLVYADDGEAPAGMESYETLVTRNEPIEDAMRVGSDLAGIFYTGGTTGRSKGVMLSHGNLMADALNALGEGLFPGSSIYLHAAPMFHLANGAAMYSLMLSGGSNVIIQSFTPEGVMAAVQAERVNVVLLVPTMIQMLVDHPALASYDMTSLKDITYGASPISEAVLDRASAALPQTRFTQAYGMTELSPIATLLHWTDHIGDGRAKGRHRGAGRATLGCEVRIVDPDDKPVANGEVGEIVVRGDNVMMGYWERPEETARAVVDGWMHTGDGGRMDDDGFIYVVDRVKDMIISGGENVYSIEVENALAQHPAVAQCAVIGIPNTQWGEQVHAVVVTKPGVQVTAEELIAFSKTLIAGYKCPRSADISDKPLPLSGAGKILKRELRAPFWENQQRSVS